From the Papaver somniferum cultivar HN1 chromosome 2, ASM357369v1, whole genome shotgun sequence genome, the window ACAAACGTTGCACCTTCAGGAAATCAGTGAGTGGAGCTTCACTTCAGGCCTTATGCAGAAGTGAGTAAATCTTCAAATAAATTTACTTTTTGGCTTTCCATTTTCACCTGTCGGTCTTATTTATAAATGTTTATTCCCTCAGGGTTATCTCCAGGACTGCGCAATTTAACGACCATTCAAGTGAAggtcccaccaccaccactttctGTCGAGGGTCCACCACccccaccgccgccaccactaaATTCGAAAGAAGATATATTAGGGGAAATCCTGCCTTATGCAGTTGGATCGTTGTTGATTCTGTACCTTTGTACCTACAGTTGCCGCAGATATTGGAGGTCGACCATTGCGATTCCGGATTTGAACCTTGACGAGGTATAGAATCAGGCATTCTGCACCAAATCTCTCCTGTACATTTTTCTTCTAATTCTAGAGTATGTAATCTGAAAACCGGAGTTTAGCCGGTTTTTCTGCACAGTGCCAAAACTGGTTTGATCAAACAAGGAAATAGTAATCTTCTATTTTAGGAGCTATTATTATGTACAAATTTCATATGTTCGTAAGATTACTAGTAATCTGCACAGTGCCAAAACGGTTTTTCTGCACAGTGCCAAAACTGTTTTTCTGCACTGAAGCGTTCATCTTGCATAAAGAACTACAGGGTTTACATACCCATTTGAAGATCGAGAGTAACTTTTAtggtattgaatattgatagttaaaaaCAGCTTGGCAGTGAAAACCTGATAGACAAATCTTCGTGATTTTAATAAATATTGGTAAGATAACTATGGTTAAACCTAGAGTTTGTTGAGGTTTAATCTGTAAGATCCAACAGTATCAAAAGCTGCTAGATCAATGATGATCTAGCAGTGCGAGATCAAAAAaagttcctcatcaaaaccactTTGCTGAGTTCTTGCTTCaaattctgcaagtttttcttttaaTAAATAGAAATTTCGACGAACATTATGACATTCAAATTTCTTTGAATTTGAATCTACTTCACGATTTTTAAGAAGGAATTCAATAAGTTTATAACCACAATCAAAGCCTTTGAAGACCTTTCTcagtttcttgttttctcgatagaTAGGAGTAAGACAATCAATGAGACAAGACGTCGTAATCTTTTTTATTTCCATAATAGGGTCCAACAAATAAGCGTACTCTGATACTTCCTCATCTATATCTCTAGCAATATTGAGTCACTATCACcgtaaagttcatccaactgtttttTAGGCGTGCTTGTCAGTTATCAACAATTTATACATCATTAATAAGATGAACTTGTCTAATAGATACACTCGAGGTGATTTCAAGAGAATGTTCATATATTAATAAATTAGATGTGATAGTTTCCTCAGGTGTTGGATCCAAACTTTGAACAAAATCATCTTTGTGTTCCATATTCGATATTATGTCTATAGGTTAGGTCGCTTCAAATACAGAATTATTAGAAAACAAATAATTGACTTTACGACTTCAAAGAAGTTATGTGTTAATACGTCTTGGAATGAGAATTGCTGAAAACTATGtctttttctttccattttcgTTGTCTTGTGTATTTAAAATGGGTATAAGCATTGCGTACTAACAATTCTGCTAGTATAAGGGTGTTTGTGTTTGGATATCACACGAGAATTAACTTTTGGACTCAAAAACAAAATAGTAACTTTACggcttaaaaacaaaaaaaataaatttcttGGTACAAGAATGATTTTTACCTTTAGAGAAACATAGATGTAAATATTGCCGGAGTAAAAAGTACCTCAATGCCCTATGGAACTTGCAGAGGATTGAATGGACAAACCACTATCTCGTATGAAACTTGCAGAAGATTGAATACAAAAACCTCTAATTTTGCAtacaaaacttgcaaaaaattgaATACAGAGTATCACCTCAATGCCATATGGAACTTGCAGAGGACTGAATGGAGAATTCCTCTATCTCGTATGAAAGTTACAGAAGATTGAATACTGAATACCTATAATTTTTCGTACGAAACTTGCAGAAGATTTAATAGAGAGTAGTACCTCAATACCATATGGAATTTTCAGAGGATTAAACGGAGAATACCTCTATCTCGTATGAAACTTGCAGAAAATTGAATTAAGAATACCTTTAATTTTTCATATGAAACTTGCAGAACATTGAATGCAGAGGTGTACCTCAGTGCCGGATGGAACTGCATAGGATTGAGTGGACAATACCTCTATCTCGTATGAAATTAACAGAAGATTGAATTAAGAATACCTCTAATTTTTCATACAAAACTTGCAGAAGATTATATAGAGAGTAGTACCTTAATGCCGTATGGAACTTGCATAGGATTGCATGGAGAATACCTCTATCTCGTATGAAACTTCCAAAAGATTGAATACAAAATTCCTCTATATATTCATACGAAACTTGCAGAAGATTGAATAGAGAGTAGTACCTCAATGTCGTATGGAACTTGCAGAGGATTGAATGGAGAATAGATCTATCTTGTTTGAAACTTGCAGAAGATTGAATATAAATAACTCTAAATATTCATACGAAAATTTCAGAATATTGAATGGAGAGTACTATCTCAATGCCATATGGAATTTTCATAGGATTGAATTCAGAATACCCTATCTCGTATGAAATTAGCAGAAGATTGAATTCAAAATACCTCTAATTTTTCATACGAAACTTGCAGAAGATTGAATAGAGAGTACCCTCAATACCATATGGAACTTGCAAAAGATTGAATAGAGAATACCCATGTGTCGTATAAAACTTGCAGAAGATTGAATAGAAATTACTTCAATGTCATATGGAACTTGCAGAGGATTGAATGGAGAATACCTATATCTTGTATGAAACTTGCAGAAGATTGAATAAAGAATATCACTAATTTTTCATATGAAATTTGCAAAAGATTGAACACAGAGTAGTACCTCAATGCCATATGGAATTTGCATACGATTGAATGAAGAATACTTCTATCTCGTATGGAACTTGCAGAAGATTGAATTCAAAATACCTCTAATTTTTCATAAGAAATTTGCAGAAGATTGAATACAGAGTATGATAAGAAATAATTGTTTCTTGATCAACGACCAGCGGATTCAAGCTCAAAAGGGCATGATTAGAAGAAATCAATAAACGAAAGGGTAACAAACAGGAATTTTCTTTACCTCCcctgtaaagattggtaattttCATTACCTCCCCTATAGAAATTTTTTTAGCAGTCCTCCTCTCGTCAATAATTCCGTCTATTCCAAGTTAGCCGACTCAACACTAACTTACACgtggttattattttttttgggtagtTTGTGTTACCTCCCTCTGTGAAGATTgttaatttgcattacctcccctatAAAGATTGGTAATTTTCATTACCTCTCCTACAAAATGACATAAGAATCGGACGGATGGCCAAGCTTACTACCGGGCTTGCCTCTTGAGCTAGAAATCTGGGCTAAAATGGGTTTATTATTGTAGGGCTAAGATATACTAATTGTTGGGAATTACTGGGCTTAGACAAAAGTGATATGAACGGGTACAGACTTTTGGTTGACTTTGGAATTGAGATGGACGGTGATGATTGCAATGGAGATATATTTAGCATGCAATGAAAATTGACGACACGCTTATCAACCTAGGGTTTACTAAGGAATGGTATGCACTATGTAGTAATATATGCTAGGTGTGAAACTAAATTTGTGTATGACTATCAACTTATGACGATGATAATAAACTAAGAAAACATATGCGATAATATTAATTTATTGACTATGAAACTAAAGATGTGTATGCAAGTGATAATACAatgatgcaaaaacaaaagaaacttaATCTCAGAGTATAACTACCAGCAACAGAAGAAGTTACCTGAATAAACCAACCCAATAACAAAACTTGTTGACGATGAACCGAATGACTGTATTCACCTTCCACAGCACAGAATCTGATAACTTGATGAAGACCAATAATATAAACACCGATTGAGTCACAATAAAGATGACCACGAacagttttcttatttttaataatGTTGGATACGGTTGATGAATAACGAAGGTGGATTGAACCAATAATGGATGCGGTATTGGtgcgggttcaaagattactagagttagacctgagtttctcattcggatgatttggagaggaaatatatcagatttgaacatcccaggttcaaagattactagagttagacctgagtttctcatttggaTGGACTGGAgagaaaatatatcagatttgaacatcccaggttcaaagattacaagagttagacccgagtttctcattcagatgaattgaagacgaaatatatcaaaattgaacatcacaggttcaaagattactagagttagacttaactttctcgttcggatgaactgaagacgaaatatatcggaTTTGAACTTCCTAGGTTCAAaggttactagagttaaacctgagtttctcgtttggatgaactgaagacgaaatatatcaggtttgaaaatcacaggttcaaagattactagagttagaccagagtttctcgttcagatgaactgaagacgaaatatatcagatttaaacatcacaggttcaaagattattagagttagacctgagtttctcgttcggatgaactgaaaaataaatatagaattaaacatcccaggttcgaagattactagagcTAGACTTGAGTTTCTTGTTCTGATGAAccagagaagaaatatatcagagttgaacatcccaggttcgaagattactagagttagacatgagtttctcattccgatgaactgaagacgaaatatataagatttgaacatcacaggttcaaagattactagagttagacttgagtttgtCGTTCATACACTACACCACATGGACCGTTTGAGACATATTAATTTTTGAGTTCGAGACACATATAAATTTCTTTAGTGCTTCCACTCATATAAGAGCCTCAAATTGAAAATATGAGTTGCTTTAATTATGAGTTTTCAACTACTCTTACAAGTGTCTCAAAATTTTAACAAGTGTCTTAAAATTTTATAACTTTTCAAGACCTTTAAATAACttgttattttaatttcatttcatttaccactaaaaccccaaaattttctccagaaattcccTCTTTTTCACATCTATTTCCCTCTTAATTCTCCCTCATTCTCCCTCCATGTGTTTGTCTCACACTAAATTATCTTAAAATTGAATTCATACGATTATCATTACTTCCCACCATTTTTTTtaagccccccccccccccccccccctatttAAAGTCTCTTAAATTTAGATAAAATTGaatgttattttttttataaaaattcacatttttcttattcttttttctttttacttctttctcttttctctctctttttttcttctttcttccttctaCTCTTATTTCCCTTTTCCTCGTCTCAAAACCAACAAAGAGAAACCAAACCAAGCCAGATCCATTCCTAAATCGACCAAAGATCTCCTTGCACCAATAGCTTTAGGCCTGCTAGACCTCAATATATTCCTCTTCTTTTAATTCCAAACCCTAAATCGAGCAGTAATCGTCTTAAGTacgttagcagaaatgaataccCGTTTTTACTTAGTTAACCTAATATCAGGTATGGGATCCTTTTTATAGATTTGTATATTCTgattttctaaaccctagaaatggaattttaacttttgattttgaattcGCAGAAGATGATTGAGATACAAATACTTAAAAGGTTCAGGTATAAATCCCTAACCTTATTACTTGTTTTGAGTTTTGATTTAAACTTAATCTGTGAATATTATAGCTCGTATGATATGTTTCTCTCTAGATTTTGCAATTTCTGTGATTGTTTAGTTGATCTCATGAGTTTTAAAGCATGGGTATGCTTATAATTTAAATTTTATGTGAGATTTTTAATTTTGTTCATGTCTCTTGAGggtttagatattttattttgttttaaaccTTTTGTTCAATTTAAAATACTAGTATGATGGTAtttgttttggttttttcttGTTTGTGTTGTAATTGAAGATTTTGACTACTGGGTTTTTGTAGATGAGATGAGATAAGGGTCAATATTGTTTCAATTGAATACTGTTCTCTTTTAAGTGTAGATTTGAGTCCTTAAGAGTAATTTTTAAAACTGAAAACTGTAGTTGTAGCAATTTACCAACATACTTCTGCGATTATGTAAGACTTCAGGATTTGTGTTGTCAAGGCATGGAGTGTTCCTTTCTTTTCTAGGTGAGGCTGATCACCTGTAATCCTCACTATTCCTACTTGTTCACCCTTGCATATCAAGGGAATATTCAGTTGTCGTATTTCTTATCCACTTATTTCATTCGTCCAGGGTTTACTTCGTGAGTTATGGTAGGCCTAAGATTTTATAGGTTCCCCTATGGTTATCAATGCAATTTGTAAGTTGATTGGTAGAGTTGTTATCATATAAGTCATGTTAGATTTTTTCGCTGTAATAACAACTACAGTTGGTGGTCGAAACGGCCAATCGAGCAAGGTAAGGACTGGAGTAAGTTGTAAGTGCTTTACTTGATTATGTGGTGCTGAAGTTAGTGTCACTGAAATGTTTCGATTTTACTTTGTAGAATATTGGTTACATAGTAGAGCATGTGGGGGGAATGGGTTCATTTGGAGTTGTCTTCCAGGTAAACTGAACTTAAACTGGGTGTAGTTGGAAAACCTCGCTTGTTTTAGATTCTCATAGCTTGTTGTATTTTGTCGTCCAAATGTAGAGAAACTGGAGAAATAGTTGCAATCAAGAAGGTTCGTCAAGACAAGCGTTATAAGAATCGGGAGCTGCAAATTATGCAAATGTTGGATCACCCAAACATCGTAGCTCTAAAGCATAATTTCTTTTCGATCACAGGCAAGGAAGAGCCATACCTAAATATAGTACTTGAGTTCGTACCAAACACTGTTTATGGTGTTGCAAAGCACTACAGTCGGGTGAACCAGCGCATGCCACTAATATACGTGAACCTCCATACTTATCAGGTCTGTGAAGTTCTTGATATCTTCTCTATGTATTTTCTTACGTGGAGTCGTTCTTGGGTTTGATAATATATACAAGGATTTTATTGATAAGAGGATGTTTCTTAGTAACAAATATTTACTCTCTGCTTATGGAAATTTTTAGAAATTATGCTATTCAAACGCCATATCGTAAATAAAGTGAACATTATACTGTATGTATATCACATGTTCGTAGTGGGATAGTGCTTCAGCAAAGACACTTAAATGAACTTACTTACCGGTTTAAAATGTTTGGTGCAGATCTGCAGATCACTTTCTTACATTCTTAACTGTTTTGGTATATGTCACCATGTTATTAAGTCGTAGAATCTGTTGGTAACAGTCGCCTTGTTTACTCTAATTAACAAGTCCTCGTTTACATACTTCATTTACAAGTTCTTCGTACACTTTAATAATCTTATACCGTTACGATCCTTTCTTATTTGCCTTTGCATCACATCCCCATGTATAAAACCTCTAGAGAATCAAAATGTCAAAAGGAAGAAGTACCACGTATTCAAGGTTGGGTGTTCAACAAAAAGTTGTTAAACTACTTACACCTTTCTCAGTATCGTGGTGAATAGACAACCCCATCAGCTCCATGGATATCTACCATACCGCCACTCGAGAGCAGTCTTATTCTGAAAGCTCTAACATAGAAAGGGTAACAGTAACATGTATATGGAGCGAGGGGTTTTTCTATTGGAACAGTAAAATGACACACCAAACCAACAAGCTGCAATCTAAGAAATTGGTATGTGGCCTTATAAGACCTATCAGCCTACCTTTACGTGTTTTTGTCTATGGGATCATCCTGTGTAATTAGGTGGACCTTTTTTGTTTAGAAAATGACCGTCTTTGATTTGTTTCTAACGCGTAGATGCAGTAAAGCTAGTGCCTCTTTCTTCATCTCACGTTGCATTCCTAGAGCTCCTGTTTCCTATTGCTGGTGGTCAGGGCAGCTGGATAAGATGCAAATTTTATGACAATTTTCAAAGCATGAAATTTGCATAGTAGTTAAAACGCTTGTAATTTTAGTATTGTGATGCAGTTTATCTCCTACAGTTGGATCACACTTCCAAACTAGAAGAGCTGGTGTATATCTGAGATCCTTTGTTAATAGTCATTGCATGTGCCAATTAGATTGAgtctttgtattttttttttttaaattttaatttcagCTATTTCTTGGTTCTCCGCAGAACAATTTTTTTCCTTATGAGATTTCACGAAATAACAATCATATATGTTCTTTTCCCcttgttttgatgttaactaaAGCTATCTTGATTTATTACTGGAGTTTTTTTTTCCCAGAAACTCTTATCAGTTAATCATTTGTGTATCTAATTGTTGAATTATATGGAACTTCCTTAATCATCTAGATAATTTTTGCATTTTATGTTGTGTAAAGGTAGAAGAGAAGGTTGACACAGTGGATGAAGGACAACCGAAGACGGTTTCGTCTGAGGTATATTTGACTGCAATAGTGTAATTTTTTAAACCATccttatatattttcttttatacTTATTGGCATGCATGTCTTCTATCTTCTATGATAGGTGAGGTCATACTTGGCACACACGTAGATTGTGTCTTATACTACTTTAAGCATTTTCTAAGTCAATTATTTTGTCCCTTTGTATAATCTTCTCTTTACAAGAATAAGAGTAAGAACACGTGACTTATAGAATAATTTCAAAGAGGCATCGTGGAGGTTTCAGTCCACTGGCTCATGACACCTTGCCTCAGTCTCACTAGAATTATATTCAAACTGTTGCCTCACATTGCTAAAAGGAAATGGTAGCATAAAAAGTAGTaagtaaacaaaactaaaattTATATGAAACAGGCTAACAAATCAGCATCCCCTCTACCTCTAGTATCTTCAGCTGCTAGGAATCTTCACAGCTTTTTGTTGGTCTATGAACTTGTAAGGAATCTTCACATAGATGTTTAGGCTTTAGGGATCAGGATATTGTTCGTGTAAATGTCTCTGAAATCTTGTCAAACTTACTGTAGCAGGCGCCCGTTATTTCTTTTCAGTTGATTCTTGACAGTTGCCATTTGGCCATGAATCATAATTGCCAATGTTTCGTACAGATTTCCATTATTTTTTTCAGGTAAGGAAGCTCGTTGCTTGTATTATTTGTGAGATAATAAGGACTCAATGTATTGTTCTGGATTTCCCGTTCTGCCAAGGATCCAAACTAGATGCTAATTTCATTTTGAGACGAATATAAGTGTCACTTAAATTAATAATTAGAGTCTgttaaaaattaattaagagacACTTCAAGTGTCgcttagtgatagacacattattatgtctaatttgtcccgattttatatattgatagtattcatttttgtatttattatggtgttatATGTATGTGTAGGTagttttggccaataaacatcttttggaaaatctgctcaaaaagttgttaaaggcacctggagaAAGTGATTTTGGCACCCGCGTTTTGGACACAGGCTACCCCAGGGCACCCAAAGTCAGATGCTAAAGgcaccctactctggatagggggcgccctcTCTCCTCTCAAAtttcaaataaagaaaaaaaaggcgggaaaacatGAGCATCCGTGAACAAATTTTGGATTTGAATTTTTGAgttgttttaaagagattcaatcacgGATATCGGCTTGGTTTGGCCTGTTTGAGCATAACAGGGCTGGTATGGGTGTTGTAATCAACCAGAATTGGCTGCATGATCGTGTGGagaaaaacagagaagaaaatatCCCGGACATGATGATTTGCTTCTGTGTGTACTCGTTCTGTGGATTGATATAATCCTGTTTCTgttaaacagggaaggtatgagCTGTAGAATCGAGAAAACAGGGATAGGAACCGAGTTTCTACAAAACAGGGAGATGGTTACACTCGGGTTCTGTGGATTGACTTGAGATGATTTGGGAGAAGATATGGTGTGAGAGAAGATATGGTGTTGTATATTGAGTGTATCTGGTCCTGTTTCAGTATCGAGAGGGTTTGGAAAGTTTTGATAACTCAAAACCGCGTGGAGAAGAGTCAG encodes:
- the LOC113348381 gene encoding shaggy-related protein kinase kappa-like isoform X7; its protein translation is MWGEWVHLELSSRETGEIVAIKKVRQDKRYKNRELQIMQMLDHPNIVALKHNFFSITGKEEPYLNIVLEFVPNTVYGVAKHYSRVNQRMPLIYVNLHTYQVEEKVDTVDEGQPKTVSSEVYLTAIV
- the LOC113348381 gene encoding uncharacterized protein LOC113348381 isoform X9, coding for MDIYHTATREQSYSESSNIERVTVTCIWSEGFFYWNSKMTHQTNKLQSKKLVEEKVDTVDEGQPKTVSSEVVLANKHLLENLLKKLLKAPGESDFGTRVLDTGYPRAPKVRC
- the LOC113348381 gene encoding shaggy-related protein kinase kappa-like isoform X1, giving the protein MWGEWVHLELSSRETGEIVAIKKVRQDKRYKNRELQIMQMLDHPNIVALKHNFFSITGKEEPYLNIVLEFVPNTVYGVAKHYSRVNQRMPLIYVNLHTYQVEEKVDTVDEGQPKTVSSEVVLANKHLLENLLKKLLKAPGESDFGTRVLDTGYPRAPKVRC
- the LOC113348381 gene encoding shaggy-related protein kinase kappa-like isoform X8, translating into MWGEWVHLELSSRETGEIVAIKKVRQDKRYKNRELQIMQMLDHPNIVALKHNFFSITGKEEPYLNIVLEFVPNTVYGVAKHYSRVNQRMPLIYVNLHTYQVEEKVDTVDEGQPKTVSSEISIIFFR
- the LOC113348381 gene encoding shaggy-related protein kinase kappa-like isoform X6, giving the protein MWGEWVHLELSSRETGEIVAIKKVRQDKRYKNRELQIMQMLDHPNIVALKHNFFSITGKEEPYLNIVLEFVPNTVYGVAKHYSRVNQRMPLIYVNLHTYQVEEKVDTVDEGQPKTVSSEVYLTAIV
- the LOC113348381 gene encoding shaggy-related protein kinase kappa-like isoform X3, with product MWGEWVHLELSSRETGEIVAIKKVRQDKRYKNRELQIMQMLDHPNIVALKHNFFSITGKEEPYLNIVLEFVPNTVYGVAKHYSRVNQRMPLIYVNLHTYQVEEKVDTVDEGQPKTVSSEAPVISFQLILDSCHLAMNHNCQCFVQISIIFFR
- the LOC113348381 gene encoding shaggy-related protein kinase kappa-like isoform X4; translated protein: MWGEWVHLELSSRETGEIVAIKKVRQDKRYKNRELQIMQMLDHPNIVALKHNFFSITGKEEPYLNIVLEFVPNTVYGVAKHYSRVNQRMPLIYVNLHTYQVEEKVDTVDEGQPKTVSSEVYLTAIVFPLFFSGKEARCLYYL
- the LOC113348381 gene encoding shaggy-related protein kinase kappa-like isoform X5 gives rise to the protein MWGEWVHLELSSRETGEIVAIKKVRQDKRYKNRELQIMQMLDHPNIVALKHNFFSITGKEEPYLNIVLEFVPNTVYGVAKHYSRVNQRMPLIYVNLHTYQVEEKVDTVDEGQPKTVSSEVYLTAIVFPLFFSGSFGQ
- the LOC113348381 gene encoding shaggy-related protein kinase kappa-like isoform X2, with protein sequence MWGEWVHLELSSRETGEIVAIKKVRQDKRYKNRELQIMQMLDHPNIVALKHNFFSITGKEEPYLNIVLEFVPNTVYGVAKHYSRVNQRMPLIYVNLHTYQVEEKVDTVDEGQPKTVSSEVRKLVACIICEIIRTQCIVLDFPFCQGSKLDANFILRRI